Within Labilithrix sp., the genomic segment GACATCATCACGTCGGGCTCGCTCCGCATCGACGAGTCGGAGCTGACCGAGCTCTCGGGCACGCGCCTCGCCGCGCTCCGGAACCGCACGATCGGCTTCGTCTTCCAGTTCCACCACCTGCTCCCCGAGTTCAACGCGCTCGAGAACGTCATCATGCCGGGCCTCATCCAGGGCCGCTCCCGCAGCGAGATGGCGTCGAAGGCGCAGGCGCTCCTCGAGGAGGTCGGCCTCAAGGACCGCGTCCTCCATCGTCCCGGCGAGCTCTCCGGCGGCGAGCAGCAGCGCGTCGCGCTCGCCCGCGCGCTGGTGCTCGAGCCGAAGCTCCTCCTCGCCGACGAGCCGACCGGCAACCTCGACTCGCGCACGAGCGACCAGATCCATCAGCTGTTTTACAGCGTGAACCAGAGCCGCAAGACGACGATCGTGATCGTCACGCACAACGGCGCCCTCGCCGCCGGCATGCCGCGCGTCATCACGCTGAAGGACGGCCGCGTCGAACGCGACGAACGCCGCGAAGCAGGGCCTGCCCTCACCGGGATCAAGACGGGCAAGGTCGAGGTCTAAGCGAGGACGATCTCGACCGCGCGCGCGAACGCGGTCTCGGGCGCACCGGGCTCGGTCACGTGCTTCGCCGCGCGGCGCGCGGCTTCGCGGCCGTGGGCCATCGCGACGGAGCGGCCCGCCCAGGCGAGGAGCTCGACGTCGTTGTTGCCGTCGCCGAAGGCGAGCGTGTCGCTCGCGCCGAGCCTCGCGGCGAGGGCGGCGGCGCCGGTCGCTTTGTTCGCGCCGCGCGCGAGCAGCTCGAGGAGCTCCGGCTCCGTGATGACGGCGTGATGCCGCGCGGAGAGCTCGGCGGGGAGCGACGCGTGCAACTCCGCGATGCGCGCGGGCTCGTCGGAGAGGAGCACCTTCTGGAACCCGCGCGGATCGAGCGAGTCGAAGCGCACGACCGGCGGCGACCACCCCGTCTTCTCGGCGTACGTCTCGGTCCAGCGCGTCCGCGCCTCGATGAACGCTCCGTCGCGGTGGTACGCGATGACGCTCAGCTCCCTGTCGCGCGCGATCCGGCAGAGCGCGACGACGTCGTCGAACGCGATCCCCATCTCGAGGATCGCCTCGTCGCTCCGCGCGTGCCGCACGACGACGCCGTGCGACGAGAGGATCCATCCGTCGGCCCCGACCGCCGCGAGCGCGAGGATGTTCCGATGATGCCGCCCCGACGCGAGCACGATCTCGCATCCCGCCGCCCGCAGCCGCGCGAGCGCCCGCTCGTTCTCCGCGCTCACACGGCGGTCGGGCCCGAGCAACGTACCGTCGAGATCGACGAACGCGAGCCGCGTCAACGCAGGCTCTCGAGCACCTGCGCGGCGTCGGGCTTCGCGCTCGGCATCGCCGCGCCGAGGGCCGCGACGGCGACGGCCTTGAGCTGGGGCGACTTCAGCTTGCCGCGGTCCGCGAGCGCGCCGAGCTTGCGGACGGCGCGGGCGTCGACCTGGTTCGACTCGCGTAGGCCCGCGATCGCGGCGGTGAGCACCGACTCGTCGCCCATGTCGAGGAGCTTGAGCAACGTCGGGCCCGCGCGATCGGCCCAGACGCGGGGGAGCGCGCGCGCGGCGGCGCGGCACAACGTCGGGACCGGCGACGACGCGTACTGCTCGACGAGGCGGCCCGTCGCGTCGTCGAGCAGCGGCGGCACCGAGAGGAGCAAGTCCTCCGCGAGCTCCACCCCCGCGCGGTGCTCGCCGCCCACCGCCCGCGGCATGACCTTCTCGAGCGCCGCGCGCACGACCGGGAGCGCGATGTCGCCGCACGCCTTCATCGTCGTCACGAACGCGATGCGCGCGTTCGCGTCGGCGACCCTCGTGCGCGCGCCGTAGAGGGCATACACCCCCGCCGCGCCGCCGCGGACGATGAGGTCCGCCGCTGCCTCGCGGCCCTCCTCGTCCCACGCGAGCAGGCGCGCCGCGATCGGCGCGAGGACGGCGGGCTCGGTGAAGATGCTCGCGACCGCGTTGTGCGCGGCGCGGCTGTCGTCGTCGATGTGCGCGCGATCGGCGACGCTGTCGAGGAGCTTCGCGATCGCGTGGAGGGCGAGGACGTCGGCCTCCTGCGCGAGCGGACGGATGTGGCCGCCGAGATCGACGAGGCGATGCGCGAGCGTCGCGAAGTCGGGCGCGTTCGCGACCTCGCGCGCCCACGACGGCAGCTCGCGCGCGGCGGCCCGCACCGGACGCGGCGGCGGAGCCGGGACCGGCGGCGGCGGAGCCGCGCGGGGGAGCGGCGGAGGAGCCGGAGCCGGCACGCGCGGCGCCTCCTTCACGAGGAGCTGCCGGAGCTCCGCGCGCAGCTCCGACATCGACGCGAAGCGGTCCTCGCGGCGCTTCGCGAGCGCCTTCGCGACGATGCGGTCGTAGCGCGGATCGATGTCGGTGCGGTACTGCGAGACGGCGGGGGCCGGCGTCTTTATGTGCATGCGCCGGATCGTCTCCGCGTCGCGCGCGAGGAACGGGACGGTGCCGGTCGCCATCTCGAAGAGCATGATGCCGCACGCGTAGACGTCGCTCCGTCCGTCGAGCTCGTGGCCGAGGCACTGCTCCGGGCTCATGTAGACCGGCGTGCCCGCGAGGCGCTGCGCGACCTCGCCCGAGACCTTGCCCGTGACCGCGAAGCCGAAGTCGAGGACCTTCACCACCTCGGTCTTGTTGCCGTCGTCGTCCTCGCGCGTGAGGACCATCATGTTGTCGGGCTTCACGTCGCGATGGATGAGCCCGCGCTCGTGCGCGTGACCGAGGCCGGCGCACGCCTGCGCCATCAGGTTCACGATCCGGGGGAGCGCGAAGATCTTGTTCTCCTTCTTCTGGATCCCGCGCAAGGTCTCGCCTTCGACGAACGCCATCGAGATGTAGAGGAGCTGCTCGTCGGGGTCCTCGCCGAAGTCCTGGATGTGGATCAGGTTCGGGTGATCGAGCTGCGAGAGCGCGAGCGCCTCGGCGTGGAAGCGGCGGCCGAACTCCGCGTCGTGCTGGAACGCCTCGTGGAGGACCTTGAGCGCGACGATGATGCCGAGGCCCGTGTGCCGCGCGCGATAGACCGCGCCGATGCTGCCTTCGCCGAGGGGCGAGATGATCTCGAAGCGCCCGCGCGCGAACGGCCGGCCGACGAAGCGGTCCTGCGGCACCTCCGGCAC encodes:
- a CDS encoding ABC transporter ATP-binding protein, with product MPRPVVVARDVKKSFQHMGRTLDVLRGIDLTIDEGEMVGIVGQSGAGKSTLLHCIGTLDIITSGSLRIDESELTELSGTRLAALRNRTIGFVFQFHHLLPEFNALENVIMPGLIQGRSRSEMASKAQALLEEVGLKDRVLHRPGELSGGEQQRVALARALVLEPKLLLADEPTGNLDSRTSDQIHQLFYSVNQSRKTTIVIVTHNGALAAGMPRVITLKDGRVERDERREAGPALTGIKTGKVEV
- a CDS encoding Cof-type HAD-IIB family hydrolase, which produces MTRLAFVDLDGTLLGPDRRVSAENERALARLRAAGCEIVLASGRHHRNILALAAVGADGWILSSHGVVVRHARSDEAILEMGIAFDDVVALCRIARDRELSVIAYHRDGAFIEARTRWTETYAEKTGWSPPVVRFDSLDPRGFQKVLLSDEPARIAELHASLPAELSARHHAVITEPELLELLARGANKATGAAALAARLGASDTLAFGDGNNDVELLAWAGRSVAMAHGREAARRAAKHVTEPGAPETAFARAVEIVLA
- a CDS encoding serine/threonine protein kinase, which encodes MAAEDLPVLIASLSKDEARQLEEAARVGRDVRLNLKWSPIEAGPHLLEVYLPTSPMPLNFLAEPLEVGDGEEGVVPLRVYPWEEEEESAPVAASMPEVEVPEVPQDRFVGRPFARGRFEIISPLGEGSIGAVYRARHTGLGIIVALKVLHEAFQHDAEFGRRFHAEALALSQLDHPNLIHIQDFGEDPDEQLLYISMAFVEGETLRGIQKKENKIFALPRIVNLMAQACAGLGHAHERGLIHRDVKPDNMMVLTREDDDGNKTEVVKVLDFGFAVTGKVSGEVAQRLAGTPVYMSPEQCLGHELDGRSDVYACGIMLFEMATGTVPFLARDAETIRRMHIKTPAPAVSQYRTDIDPRYDRIVAKALAKRREDRFASMSELRAELRQLLVKEAPRVPAPAPPPLPRAAPPPPVPAPPPRPVRAAARELPSWAREVANAPDFATLAHRLVDLGGHIRPLAQEADVLALHAIAKLLDSVADRAHIDDDSRAAHNAVASIFTEPAVLAPIAARLLAWDEEGREAAADLIVRGGAAGVYALYGARTRVADANARIAFVTTMKACGDIALPVVRAALEKVMPRAVGGEHRAGVELAEDLLLSVPPLLDDATGRLVEQYASSPVPTLCRAAARALPRVWADRAGPTLLKLLDMGDESVLTAAIAGLRESNQVDARAVRKLGALADRGKLKSPQLKAVAVAALGAAMPSAKPDAAQVLESLR